The region AACTGCCAGCACAGATAGGATCGACACCGCCTCTACCTTAAGACGATGAAGCTACTAACCAATTCCCAGAAGGCTCCCATATGCTTTCCCACTTATGCTGAatgcagaatttattttccAGGATGACTGCAAGAAAAAACTAAACTGTTCACAGCTGTACGTCACTTTAAGATGGCTAGCAAAATCAATCATAAAAGCATCTTGTCTGGATGGACCTATCATTGACAAACAAGTTTACAAGCAAATTTCTAATAATGAACCAGATCTACAGTGTCCCAATTAGCTCCCTGCTAGTCCCAATTAGTTTCCTGCTAGTGGATTGTACCCAAGCACACTGCAGAATgtgctgcaaaacaaagcatTGAGACACAGACAACAGAGGACTCTTCGAGGAGTACCTTCACCAGCTACGTAACAGAATCTCAGATATGGACTGATTGCAGTTGACCTTACTCAgttagtttattttctttaaaaaaagacagtaaaagaTGCCTGTTTCCCAATCAGTTAAAAAATGTGAACAAGTTTCCTTAAGAAATAGAACAATCTTTATTATTTAGAGCACATGTTGAACAGGTTGACAGTTCCCTATGGAGCAATACATACAGGAAAAAACTAGTGGTTTTGTAACAACAGGCAGTCAGGTGAAACTTAAGATGTTTTTTGAACCAGTTATCTGCACATCAGTCTAGGAGTACTTTAATCTCTGAGCCAATATACTTGCAAATGAAGATGAAGTTGCAGGTTTTTGCAAAGATACTTCTAGTATGGTTGGATTTTGGGAGCAGTTTGCACTAATCTTCTATATTGTCACTTGGAAACCGTGCACAGTTCAAAAATTTGCATTGTCAGATGAATACAGTGTGGTAACTACTCCTTAACAGAAATGCACGTATAACTGGTGCCACCGAACATCAGTCACAAAATTGCTAAAAATCTCTATGAACTTCTTCATTTGAGGATATATTAATATGACAGTCATTAgatccactttttttttttaattaaaaaggaaagtcTTGAAGCCTGTTTCTGGATTAAACTTATAGTAGTTCCTCACTTTCATTAAAATGAGTTTCAGTAACTGATGCAAAAGTTAAGCTGTAGAGTATAAGCTATAGTAAGCATTATCCACCCATACTTGCTTCCTTGGCTAGTGTCAAGAGTAAACcgattttacaaaaaaaaaattactgaaagaaGTGTATTTTATGATTTGTATACAAACATGCCACAGACATCTCTACAATCCTAGAAAACACTAATAAAACACTAAACCAGCTTTGAGGCTAAACTCATTCTAAAGGGGGAGACAATGTTATGTTCATTAAATAACTAGTTTAGGCAGCTCATGTTATGACATATGCAAAAAAGCCACGCTTATCTAAAAGTctagaagactttttttttttttcccatgcagTAAAAACTATGTATTACAGCACAAGGAGGCCAGAGAAAAGTTGTGTACAAGGGTTAGTCTCTACAGAGCTGCAGTTTAAGAACAGTCCAGttgcactgcatttttttaagctaGTTATCCTTTCCATACAGCAAGGAAAAACAGGTGTTGTGGGTCCATCTCAGACTTGTTTGGCTTTTGCATTCTTAACATTAATAAATGGTACACAGCAAACAATCAAACACAAAGTACATTAAACATATAGAATGCCAATGGCGGGCAGTTATAATGCAAATTTTGATTGGCAGAGAACCGTTCAAGATGAAGATTTAAAGACAGCTCAAGCTGCAACAACAGATACTGGCGCATTAAATGAAAGCATCTTTAAACAATGGTCATTCAAAGCAACAAGACAGACCAGTTCTGTGCAGAGTATGATATAAAGTTAAGTGCACTTTAAAGTTCTGGAATATTTAGAAAGGTTATTCCCTTTAAACTGATGCCAGCAAAAAAGCTTGCGTTAATTTAGCAGAACTCTGCCTCAGTTGAGTATTAGATGATTGCCAAGGTATAATAAGTGATGAAGAATTCAGTGCCtaacagtattatttttttttttgaaagcatttgGAAACGGCACTGAAGTCTTCCTGTATCTCCACCATTTGGCAAGTATAGGTTACCCATTTTGTTTGTACACCCAAGGTATAGGAATGATTCCTGAAACTACACCAAGGCAGGAGTAAACTACTCAAATTCTGTCAAAACTAAGTAAGTTACTGCTGCCACTTCAAAAGATCACTTAATCACCAGCCTAAAGTTCAATTCTATGAAAAACAAAGTTGTTACTGGGCATTGTACAATCCTTGTTAAATACTACAGGAGTCAGCATAGTGACTAACGCTGCCAGCTTAACCCACAATTATGACAACAACTAAGGAACGCAGAGGAGAGAAGCAAGTACAAATTCTATGCTTTTCTGGGAGTTGCCCAATGCACATCAGTTTAgaatgtgtttgtgtttcaggCTACAATTTGTAAAAGGCAGAAACAAGTCCTAAACGCTTTAGGGTTTTTGCAAGATAAAATCCTTAGCCTAGCAATTCATCCAGTATTTGACATCTTCAAAACAGCTATGAAACCCACGTCGTCTTCTTAGAGCAGGAAAACTAAAAACGTAGTTCTGCTTCATCTGAGATGAACACTCTCTCTTTGTTTCTCAATTCCTATTAGCTGTGGCTAGTAATTAATCATAAGTTTTGGGTCTTTTTTGGACTTCAGAACTTGCACTTGCTTTGTTTAGAGTGAAATCAGAACAGGAATCGCATTTAGATTCACAAAGTTTGATATCCAGcatagctttttcttctgccaatTATGTAAGCAACCACTATAATGGCAATCAAGCCAGCAAGTGCAGCACCAACTACAACTGGGATTAGAATGCTGTCATCATCCAGCGAACACTCCTGGGCTGTAGATGAGAAAAAGGTTGCAACAAGGAATAAATAAAGACAGAATACTTGCCAAGCGTGgtataaaaatctgttttccttaatATGAAGGTGTTCAAAAATCAAGTATTACTACATCTTTAAACtaagagagaaaactgcagagGTCTCATGGGTACATCTAGCATATAGTAAGCATTATAATCACTTGGAACATTTGATAAGCTATAGTAAGCTAACAGAAGTGCTCCCGGTGTACAAGTTTTCATGTGCACAAGATCTGTACTAAACAAGGGAGTAGCCATTCTTTTACTTCTAAGACAGAACCAGGCTTATCTATTTCATGCTTAAGGCAAGTCTGATGCTTTTAATCATTAAGAATAAAGTGGCCTAGATTTGGTACCAAGAACCTATCCAGAATAGATACATGATACAGAgacaaaataattataattagaagaagaaagaagctaGCTGCAACTTGAACTACAGAGTTAAATGGGACCCTAACTCTTTAGAATGCATTATGATAAATACTGTTTACCCTGCATGTATTTGGGGAGTTAAATTACGTCTGcctaaaaaaagaagttcaaaAATCTGCATCCAATCTATTTGTCCACAGATTAGTCTAGTCTTATTAGACTGTGCTGCAAGTATTATCATTAGTGCAACCTGGTTTTTCTACTTAAAGATTAAGAAAGAGGTCATTTAAGCTATTCCAGCTTTCCCCAGACAAAACTGGGATAATGcagcaaacaaacattttgaaatctTTCTTTAGTTCTGGATATTCAAGACTGCTCCTGAAAGAAGCTCTGTCAGTTCCTTTCCCCCTGCCAACACTCCTATCTCTTAGGCTGACAggtaaaaagaaacaaaacacctAATGCCATTACCAAAGTCCACTTCTGCTGAAGTTTTCTCATATATTCAAGCTACAAAAAGCTGTATGTCAAGATGATGTCAGATAACTTCTAACCTATTCTGCAAAGCAATGCTTAAGTCCCACTTCAGTGTCTCTAGCTCCTTCAAGTTTTATGCAGGAGAACCAACATACCTAGcagacatttttaaagtgaGAACAAAGCTTTCCTTGAGCTTGAATGTCAGTCTCAGAACTTCTCTTCATTCTATGTgggttttcaaaaaaaaaaaaaaaaacaaaacaaaaaaccaccaacaccAAAACACACCAATGGAACAACAGCTTCAAAAATAAAGTGCTTGTGCCCAACGCTGGTGCTTTTTAGCAAGCAAGTATTTTGCAAGCATTGCaagaattaacaaaaaaaagaactctTACCTGTAGAGAACGTATTTGCCTCCACAAGGAATGGCTGAATCCATAGATTAAAAGTATGTATTTGAAGATCTTCATTAATCTCAAGAGTTTGCTCTTTTCGGCACATATAAGAGCTACCAAGGAAAGTATCCCACTTGCTGAAATTGTTGTTATCTGCACTTGAAATGACTaaacaaagcagggaaaaaaaggaaatttgcaTGCTTTAAATGCAAGAGAGTTGCTGATACAATCATTAAGACTAAGGAGCTGAATCTACAGGGGCCAACTTTTCAACACTGACTACTCCGAAAAACAAGGTAGTCTGAAGTGTGATTGATCTGCTTAACCAGAAGAAGTCAGGCACTGAAGTTATTATAGTACTTAGCAGTAACCTATCCTCCACATAGACACGACATTAGGCTTTCCTTGTACCTCCACTCATCCCAACattgcagagctgggagcatTTTAGCTTTAGTGCCCTTTTAACTGCAGTAGCCATGACAAGCAACTTGAAAAAAACTCCATActtttgatttggaaaaaagtatGCTTTAGTTTTTGAAGGactggtctcttttcccagtgaGAGTTAAGTAGAAGTGGCTGGAAGATACAGCAGCATCTTCAATCAAAGAAGACAACGCTGGtgtaggaaaaacaaaaagcttcagAGTTGGTACAACTGTATTTCACACCTCAAAAAATTATGCTACTGAAAACAGTTATGAAGAAGCCCTcttaatttatatatatttatgacaAAGTAAGAGACCCTATTAGCAGAAGTTTCAGGAAAAGAGAATTATCCCACACTGCTGTTTAAAGTAACTCTTATAGCCATTTCTGCTTATTACTTTTGTTCCTACCAACTTAAAACGTAAGTAGGAAGTAACAGTAAGCATGAAcagctttgggaaaaaagtCAGAAGTATTTATCAAATACAGACATTGAATAAAAGCTTACACTTTCTTTAAGGCAGATACTATTTCTTACCAGAACCATTCAGACGGTTGAGCAGTGTAACATTCACCTCTCTCAGATAAAACTTCTGTACACTTGcacttgcatttttctgtttaagaagcaaGAACCAACTGTCAGTGCgcaattctgcatttttaagagACATGCTTTACCAAGGCTAACGCCTTTACCCCAGTCTCACATTTACTACAGCTTTAACCCAATTCTCCATTTGTCTTGAGGCAGTCAGCTAGCCAGTTCCACTTCCTATATGGGAACAGCCTACCACCAGCAAGCGACAGAAGGATTTTACTATGAGTAATCATCATGGAACACTGTTAAAGTGgaaatcagtttaaaataaaagaagttacTTACAACAACAAATGTGAAAGCAATCAATGTGCTATTTCCATCATTCAGTTTCAGAGTAGCTGTTGTGTTACCACATGCACCATCTGCACTAGTTGTCTTTGGATTGACGTTGATCAGAAGAGGCTGAAATGCAGATACACCACGTCAAAAGACATTCAACTGCCATGAGGAATACATTGTTTCAGTCAGCAGCAGCCTTAGGCTAGAAGAGCTCGTCATGAAGATGACAGCAGGAAGACTAAGCCTGGCTACTATAGAACAAAGGCTACTTGAGTTAAGTTTACATGCTGGTCATACTGATGCAAACAAGTTGCCCAGTGAATCCTGATTTTGTTGACCCAATACAACAGGTTAGCTTTGGCTCCCTCTGTGGGGAAAGACAGTATCTGCAGGGACCAACAGCCTTAAAAGCTAAGAAAGTTCCAGGCTTTTAACGATGTTAGAGGTACTCCCGGTAATGAGTTACGTTGAATCCATGTAAGGTTTTGAAGCTAGATATTATGCCACAAAACTATTCTGATGTCAGAGAGATGCAAATGTACAATACTTAGAAGCAGTTCTGGACAGCCAGCAGTGTACAAAGCAAATACCCTGCACTCACATTTCACACCAAATAACTACAGCAACTTTTCTACTCTTCTAAAATAGAAGAGAAGCACCTTGTCTTGGGAAACATTCAGCTGCAGCCCCACAGTAGCCAGAAGACaagttttatttccacttttaaGAGAATAGTTTCCTGTGTCTGGATTCTCCACAGGTTTGGGAGCAGTGGTTGGAGCAGGTGATAAAGTGGTGGTAGGTGCAGTAGTTACATTGGCAATAGTAGGCGGAACAGTAGGTGCAGAAGTAGGTGTATCAGCACGACATCTAgactctgaaaagaaattttaaccaccatttcagtgctgaaattttattaaagtcttaCGACTCAGATATCAATTTCTCTGCTGAAATCTAGGCTCATTGGGAGTCTGCTAATCACCAAGCCAGAAGTCTCAAACTTGGCACCACGGCATAGTAGTCCAAACAATTTACAGCTACCATTTATTCTCAGAAACTCTGTACTGCCCAGAGTTTTAAATCCATGTAGCATATGCAGTATTACTTACCCCTGACACACGGAAGTGAAACACACAAAGATAGCTAAGGTTATAAAAGTGGTATGTATTTGCTGTAGACAAAGTAAGCAACCCTATTAAGCTATACGTAGCAGCATGATGGGCTCATCTCCTCTGAGTAGTTAAGCTATGAGATGAGACAACAGGCTCTGGACTATTTAAACGAAAAAGCAGAGGCTACCACTGAAAATGGAAGGCAGCCAGTTAAAAACCTTGAAGCTCAAATGATCTAGTCAGCAGCAGTAGTTCTGAAGTGCTACCACTGATACACCAATTACTGGAATACACACTTTATTAGACTACCACCTTGGCATGGGAACAATCTACATTACTATATACTACTAAGTCTGTTCTACTAATCTATTTTtccaggaacaaaaaaaaaagatgtactAAAGAATATTTACATGAATATTATTCAACACAGCACATCATAGAACTGGTGAATTTTTTATTATGGGACTTTGCTCCCTGCACTAAGGTGCAACACAAAAAAGCTCATTCACAAATTGAAATGCTCACCTTTTTTACTGATTGTGCCATTCTGAACAAAAGCCTGCACAGTAACATTCCAGAAAATCTGTGTTACGTTTTCTGCTTCAAAAAAGTCAGTATTATGACACACAAAGATGTTATTCAGTTGAACTGGACGCATAGTATCCTTTACAACAACAGTAACTGGTCCTACAAATAAGCACAAATATTTTAGTGCCTTATGAACTACAGGAACGTTTATAGGTAGTGTTGTGTTTTATGTAATTCCATAAGACAAAGAGTAAATCAATTAAGTTTAACAATCCTAAGCTGTCTTGAATGTTTTACCTATGCATCCTGACCCGAAGTGCTAAGTAATACAGAGAAGTAACCAAGCTTCCGGAACTAGACAAGCCATTAGAAAGGTGAACTGTTCTActtaagtttttatttaaggaaaaaaattcctattaTTAGTAGGTATTAGTACACGGAAAACCTAACACTGTATTGCTTTGCTAGGTGGAAGGTCAAGTAGTGCACACTAAAATGAATCTTCCAAATGCCTGCTGTCTACCAGCAGCACCTCACTGATCAAAGCCGTTCAAACAGCCAACCTTCCCCTTCCGTCCCACTTAAAGGAATCATACATTCAGCAAAGCTAACTACTCTGTGTTCTTATCCAGTAGGCAGGTATGATGAACAATAGTTAGGCAGTATACGGCACAGAAATCATTAGATACATTATTAGTCCTTCTAACTTTGAAAAAGCCAACCAAGGTCAGGTACGTGAGATCTGACAGTTGTGGCTGACATTGTTTTCTAAGTAGGATTCTGCACTGAACATTACCTTTTCTTTTGGCGTCAGGAAATACAGCAGTATCATTGGTGTTGTAGGTAAATGTGATGAAGTCCCCCTGGTAAGTTTCGTTGGTTTTTGTGAAGTTAATGCTCCAAGAGTGACCTTCTCCAAACTGTACTGCCAGAAGTGCAGCTTCTGTGTCATTGCCACAGACGCTTCCATTGTGTGTCACACTGGATGACAAGTTCAAGGTTGCgtttttctagaagaaaaaggtaattttaaatgttttcccagATAGCAGTTCTTCCCCATGACAACGTTATAAACCTGCTGGAGTTAGATGGAACCTCGCACAAGATTAGCGAGATTATTTTAGGTTATTCGACAAAACTATGAAAAAGGCTCCCTGACATCTGGACTTAGAAAGGAGCCATTATCAGATTCAAGtacaaaagtaaaaaatctAACTTGGCTGTAAATCTTCACCATGCTGAGCTGCAATTTACATTGACTCTTTGGGCTAAGAACATTACTACACTGATACACAAGAACCACCAAGTTTGACAAGTATGCCATTTAAGTAAGTGCAATAGGGAACTTCCAGTTATTTGTAATATTGAGAatttatgctttgttttaaaatgaatgtttagGAATACTCTTAACAACTtagttaaaaaaagtaaaaaaccaaacaccctAGGTAAAAGAGTGTACTTAAACGTTTACCCAGGACAAAACACAGTTCTCAACAAAAGTTACCTCCAAATACTTACATAATCACTACtgtttgtttcatattttatcAAGAATCTCATCATCCATTTTGCATACAGACACGTAGCATTAGAGGCATCCTTTACATCTACTTCCACTGCATAGgactggaaaaaacctgtaagataTTATTACCTATTAAGACAttgcttttattccattttctaGAATCACTTAAGCAGACAGCTCATTACAAAGTAGTAAATTATTTCAGGACTGGATTCAATTTGCCAGACACTGGAAGAGCAGCTAGATTTCTAAAAAGTATTAAAACCAGGAAACACACCATGAAGTTATCAAAGCTAGATAAAAATTGAGAGAATGTTTTATACTCTATTTACCTGACAAAGACTAATAATCTAAATAAGCATTAGCTTTCTGGTGACAAACTGAGTAAACTGAAGTGCACGAACACAGCCCTTGAACAATGTGCTGCTTGTAGACCAGGGTCTTCCTATTACCTCATCTGTTTCATCAGTGGTATGACTCAAGTTGACCTCTAAGAGATGAAATCGGGGTGCCTTCATTGCGTTTCCACTatttctggctcaaaggacaTGGATGTTGAATTCCCTTTACATTTTCAGAGATCTTTTTACAGCTGTTGGATTTTTAACCCCGCCAGCCTCAACAGAGGCACTCCCCCCCGCCGGTTTGGATCTGCACCGCTGTGACCGTTGCCCCCACGGCTGGTGAGGAGGGCTGACAGGACACGCAGGTGCAGGCAGCCAACGGCCTGGAGCCGCCGCTCGGGTGGGCCAGCGGCAGGCAGGCTGCCCTGCGCGACAGGCCCTGGGGTGACAGAGGCGCGTTAGCCGCCCGGCtcgccccccggcccgggcagGGCGCCGGCCCGGACCCCCGCTCCCCCTCGACGCCCTCCGCCGGCGGCACCAGCAACAGGGCCCCGCCAGGCCAGCGCGCCGCGCCTCGGCCCCCGCTCCCCTTCTGCGGGTGACAGCGCGGCGGGCAGGGAGCCCGGCGCCGCCTCCGCCCCGGGCCCGAGCGCGGGGCCGCCCGGAGGAAGCCGCCGCCGGGCCGAGGCGACCCCGGGCCCGCGAGGACCTCGGcagcccccggcacccccgcgcgcgcgcgcccgaCCGTTGCCCGACGCCGCGTCACgtgcgcggcggggcgggggcggcaCGCGCCCACGGGGACACCTGtcggcccccccccccccgcaggcCCGGcgcccccccgcacccccccggggacggccgccgccccgctcaCCGGAGGTGccgagcagcagcaggaaggagaggcagcGGGACCCCATGCtcccggcggcgggcgcgggggcaCGGGCAGGCAGCGAGGGGCGAGCGGGCGAGGCGAGCGGGCGCGATGCGAACCTCGCCATCGGTCATGTGAGGGGAGGGGCGGTGCCGCCCGCGCGCCGCCAATCGCCGCGCCGGGTCTCGATTCGATGGCTCGCGGACGGGAGGCTCGCCGCGCCGTGCCtcgggcgggcgggcgggcggacgggctgcccccccccgcctcctcaGGAAGCCCGGCGGGGCCTGGAGGGGGGGCGGCACCGTGCGcccgcctctgccctgcgcgGCCGCTGCGGGCCTCTGCGGCAGCATGTCACCGGCGGCTTGCTTCGGCCCGCGGCGGCCCTTGCCGTCTTCGCTGGGGCGGCCAGAGAGGAGGTTGAGAAGGCTGGTTGAGAAGGGCAAGCTGAGAGGAGTTTAATGCAGAGGCTTTCactgcaaaaagcaaagaactAAGACATTTTCCATGTTTACAATAAATAGGAAGGGGGAGAAATGGGCTAAATTGACCTAAATATTTAAGTCGGTGGTGCAGGAGAGCCGAGCAGGGGGCTAGGCAGGCCTGCCCGGGAAATGGCTCCGCTCTAGGGCCTGGGCAGCCTCAGGCGTCTGCCGGTGTCCCTCACGGCTGACATGACACAGCTGGGTGTCCCTCATGGCTGGGTGTCCCTCACAGCTGACATGCTGGGTGTCCCTCACGGCTGGGTGTCCCTCACAGCTGACACGCTGGGTGTCCCTCACGGCTGGGAGTCCCT is a window of Gavia stellata isolate bGavSte3 chromosome 14, bGavSte3.hap2, whole genome shotgun sequence DNA encoding:
- the LAMP2 gene encoding lysosome-associated membrane glycoprotein 2 isoform X2, translating into MGSRCLSFLLLLGTSGFFQSYAVEVDVKDASNATCLYAKWMMRFLIKYETNSSDYKNATLNLSSSVTHNGSVCGNDTEAALLAVQFGEGHSWSINFTKTNETYQGDFITFTYNTNDTAVFPDAKRKGPVTVVVKDTMRPVQLNNIFVCHNTDFFEAENVTQIFWNVTVQAFVQNGTISKKESRCRADTPTSAPTVPPTIANVTTAPTTTLSPAPTTAPKPVENPDTGNYSLKSGNKTCLLATVGLQLNVSQDKPLLINVNPKTTSADGACGNTTATLKLNDGNSTLIAFTFVVKNASASVQKFYLREVNVTLLNRLNGSVISSADNNNFSKWDTFLGSSYMCRKEQTLEINEDLQIHTFNLWIQPFLVEANTFSTAQECSLDDDSILIPVVVGAALAGLIAIIVVAYIIGRRKSYAGYQTL
- the LAMP2 gene encoding lysosome-associated membrane glycoprotein 2 isoform X1, coding for MGSRCLSFLLLLGTSGFFQSYAVEVDVKDASNATCLYAKWMMRFLIKYETNSSDYKNATLNLSSSVTHNGSVCGNDTEAALLAVQFGEGHSWSINFTKTNETYQGDFITFTYNTNDTAVFPDAKRKGPVTVVVKDTMRPVQLNNIFVCHNTDFFEAENVTQIFWNVTVQAFVQNGTISKKESRCRADTPTSAPTVPPTIANVTTAPTTTLSPAPTTAPKPVENPDTGNYSLKSGNKTCLLATVGLQLNVSQDKPLLINVNPKTTSADGACGNTTATLKLNDGNSTLIAFTFVVKNASASVQKFYLREVNVTLLNRLNGSVISSADNNNFSKWDTFLGSSYMCRKEQTLEINEDLQIHTFNLWIQPFLVEANTFSTAEECFADSDLNFLIPIAVGMALGFLIILVFISYIIGRRKSRTGYQSV